In bacterium, one genomic interval encodes:
- a CDS encoding CBS domain-containing protein, translating to MAEALAILKEKNAHFLIVAKRHEDDEFGVVMVSDIAKHVLAPHRSPERTNVYEIMSKPALSV from the coding sequence GTGGCGGAGGCGCTCGCGATCCTGAAGGAGAAGAACGCGCACTTCCTGATCGTGGCGAAGCGCCACGAGGACGACGAGTTCGGCGTCGTCATGGTCTCGGACATCGCCAAGCACGTGCTGGCACCCCACCGTTCGCCCGAGCGCACCAACGTCTACGAGATCATGTCCAAGCCGGCGCTGTCGGTG